A stretch of Aedes aegypti strain LVP_AGWG chromosome 2, AaegL5.0 Primary Assembly, whole genome shotgun sequence DNA encodes these proteins:
- the LOC5579977 gene encoding nedd8-activating enzyme E1 regulatory subunit gives MSSPAPKSPELSDKSRKYDRQIRLWGEHGQTLLENAQICLINATALGTEILKGVVLPGVGGFTIVDNGIVTEEDIGCNFFLDSASLGQSRAKSCMQLLQELNPDVNGDYLDENVDQLMDSQADFFRNFDVVVATGVNERTVARLSNLLWDQHIPLMVCRSVGFYGVARLQVKEHCVVESHPDSRQSDLRLEHPFEALKKHMAETEVTSKVPWLVVMYKSLQEWVESHGGRYPANYREKSELRELIRSKMTADEENFEEAIKAVNSSFGGGKPGSAIGEILADDCCLNVRKESNAFWILARALRDFVENEGHGLLPLPGVLPDMTADTSSYINLQNVYRAQAAHDAEIVYRRARQLLKELNKPNDFITEKDVRLFCREAANLAVLRGTKIADEYDKAYKASQISSALESPSSLMAHYLTLRAVDKFQAEHGYLPGECQVEEDTSRIKSIANKMINEWGISTPISDDLAHEICRYGGAEIHSISAFFGGCIAHELIKLISKQYKPFDNTIVYDGTTAQTETFKL, from the exons ATGTCATCGCCCGCTCCGAAATCGCCGGAACTTTCGGACAAGAGCCGAAAATATGATCGCCAGATTAG GTTGTGGGGAGAACATGGCCAGACCCTGTTGGAAAACGCTCAAATTTGTCTCATCAACGCAACGGCTCTTGGAACTGAGATTCTCAAGGGGGTGGTTCTGCCCGGCGTCGGAGGATTTACCATCGTAGACAATGGAATCGTCACGGAGGAAGATATCGGATGTAACTTCTTCCTGGATTCGGCCAGCTTGGGGCAATCGAGGGCCAAAAGCTGCATGCAGCTGCTCCAGGAGCTGAACCCGGATGTTAATGGTGATTATTTGGATGAGAATGTGGACCAGTTGATGGATTCGCAGGCGGATTTCTTCCGGAACTTTGACGTGGTGGTGGCCACCGGGGTGAACGAACGGACCGTAGCTCGATTGTCCAATTTGCTATGGGATCAACACATTCCCTTGATGGTGTGCCGATCCGTGGGTTTCTACGGAGTGGCACGGCTTCAGGTGAAGGAACATTGCGTTGTGGAATCGCATCCGGATAGCCGACAGAGTGACCTCCGGCTGGAACATCCCTTCGAAGCCCTGAAGAAGCATATGGCCGAAACGGAAGTCACCTCCAAGGTTCCCTGGCTGGTGGTGATGTACAAAAGTCTGCAGGAGTGGGTCGAAAGTCATGGGGGGCGTTATCCGGCGAATTACCGGGAGAAGTCGGAACTGAGGGAGCTAATCCGCAGTAAAATGACGGCCGACGAGGAAAATTTTGAGGAAGCGATCAAGGCGGTGAATTCGAGCTTCGGGGGCGGCAAGCCGGGTTCGGCGATCGGCGAAATACTGGCGGACGATTGTTGTTTGAATGTGAGGAAGGAG AGCAATGCCTTTTGGATTCTGGCTCGAGCACTGCGAGACTTCGTAGAAAACGAAGGCCATGGACTGCTGCCGCTTCCTGGTGTATTGCCAGACATGACTGCGGACACCAGCTCGTACATCAACCTGCAGAACGTGTATCGAGCGCAAGCCGCTCACGACGCTGAAATTGTCTACCGGCGAGCTCGCCAGCTGCTCAAAGAGCTGAACAAGCCGAACGATTTCATAACGGAAAAGGATGTCCGGCTGTTCTGTCGGGAAGCTGCTAATCTTGCCGTCCTACGGGGAACAAAGATTGCCGATGAATACGATAAGGCCTACAAGGCGTCACAAATTTCCTCCGCGCTGGAGTCTCCGAGTTCCTTAATGGCCCACTACTTGACTCTTCGAGCGGTGGACAAATTCCAGGCCGAGCACGGATACCTTCCCGGGGAGTGCCAAGTCGAGGAAGACACTTCCCGGATTAAGAGCATCGCCAACAAGATGATTAACGAGTGGGGCATCAGCACTCCGATCAGTGACGACCTGGCCCACGAAATCTGTCGCTACGGTGGCGCGGAAATTCACAGCATTTCGGCCTTTTTCGGCGGATGCATTGCCCATGAGCTTATAAAGCTGATCAGCAAGCAGTACAAACCGTTTGATAATACGATCGTCTACGATGGAACAACGGCACAGACGGAGACCTTTAAACTGTAG